DNA from Chitinophaga pendula:
TCCTTGGCAAAACTTTTCGGCGTATACCGACGGCCATTATATTCAAACTCAGCAGGTGGCTTACCCATATGCACATCCAGAATAGCCGTAAATCCTTCCAGCCAATGCTCCGGAATAGGCTTCGCCAGCTTCAACGTACTATCCAGGTAAGCCTTCAACACCGGTACCATCTTGCTATGATTGTGAGACGTCTGACCTGCCGGCAGACCACTATACACACGCTCCGGTACAGCACCATAAACAGCAATCGCACGGATAGCATCGTGACCCAGCCCCCCCTCGTCAAATCGGGCATACCCCTGACGCAGGATATAGTTTTTTGCTTTCTCAATGTAAATATTACGCACAGTGAACATCTCAGAAAGATCCAACTGCGGCTGCGAAGGGGCCGTACGAATACACTCCGACTCTACCAGCGATGTAGTGGAAAAACACCAGCAAGTACCCGTAAGCGCCTGGTTCTTAACAGCAGTAGCCTGATTGTTCTTGATCACAGACAACTCCTGTGCACTGACTTGCATTACTCCCAAAGTCAGCATCATGGTAACAATATTTCTCATAGATCAGCAAAATGTTTAGATACCTGAAGGTAAAAAACTTTTAATATAAAAAAACGCCACTGTTCCTAAAAACAGTGGCGTTTAGAATGGCGGCGATTTAAATTATTTACTTACACTGATACTCAGATTGCTCTTGTTACCCTTGATAGTCAGCGATTTTACATTATCAAGATAACGACGGTACCTGCGTTTAATATCCTCGGGCTGCTTGTCCCCGTTAATATACAACTGCTCGTCCTTAAACTTGATAGAGAAAGAGCGGTCAGTTTCTATCAAACGTTCTCCCTTCAACTGCGCTATCATATCCTTGTAATCAA
Protein-coding regions in this window:
- a CDS encoding C1 family peptidase, which encodes MRNIVTMMLTLGVMQVSAQELSVIKNNQATAVKNQALTGTCWCFSTTSLVESECIRTAPSQPQLDLSEMFTVRNIYIEKAKNYILRQGYARFDEGGLGHDAIRAIAVYGAVPERVYSGLPAGQTSHNHSKMVPVLKAYLDSTLKLAKPIPEHWLEGFTAILDVHMGKPPAEFEYNGRRYTPKSFAKDVLKFNAGDYVMLTSFTHHPYYQSFIVEVPDNFSNGAYFNVPLKELIDVTKTAIKKGYTVMWDADVSNKGWLTGKGYAFAPAADSLLKVAKVDPDVQEVSYTPEYRQRLYEELVTEDDHLMHITGLSKSANGKEFFVVKNSWGEKTGPFQGYMNVSEPYFAVNTITIIVPKAAIDKSLLAKQGK